The following nucleotide sequence is from Armigeres subalbatus isolate Guangzhou_Male unplaced genomic scaffold, GZ_Asu_2 Contig1855, whole genome shotgun sequence.
TGGTTGTAGTTTCTTGAAACtattataaattatttcaaattattgTTGTAGTTCATTCTAGAACTGAAAAGTAGTCGAACACCCTATTTAAGCTAATTTAGGCTAGATACTTAATTACTGAAGGCTTTCTTTCGTTACAACCACTTAACGGCAGGTATTAGATCTCATGATCACTTATAACATTTAATCTCAATATATATTCTATTATGTACACTTTATGAGAAACGAAAGAAACCTAACTACAGTCACAACAATCTACCACTTCAATTCATCGGTCTCTAAAACGTGAATAAATTCCCGAAAGTTTGCAAACACATGTTTTGGATTTATTTCTGAATCGAGAGAAATTCCCTGCTGAGATTCGCTTCCCACGTTAACCAATATACTCGCCCAGCCAGCTCGTTGGGCGCCAATGTAGTCTAGTTGAGGAGTATTGCCAATGTGTAATGCTTCACTCGGAAGCACCCGTTGATTGCAAAGATTCAACGCAAAATCGAATATTTCGCGGCAGGGCTTCTGAATCCCTGCATCATAACTCGTTACGATAAAATCGGTTGGTATTTGCATAGCCTCTAAAATGTAGCTCAACCTGGGATCAAAGTTTGAAATAATTCCTACCTGTTTACCCTGGGCCCGTACCAGATCGATTAACTGATCGGCGAATTCGATCTTTGTCCAGCAGTCTCGAGTCTCGTAGTCCTCTATGAGCTGGTCGGCAATACGACTGAGCATAGCTTCGCTCAAGTGTCGATGGGAATCCCGAAATATGTCCATGACCAGCGTTCGCCACCACCATCGCCAATCGTACGGCGAACCCTTGCCAAAGTTTGGGTAATCTCGCGCCATTCGCTTGAAATGTGTCCGGAAGCAGCCAGCCAGCGCCTTTTCCTCGATGTTCTGGCACCCTTGATGGCGAGCGGCCATAGCGTATTGGATCTCGGGCGGGCGGGAGAATTTCAATAGAGTATCGGTCACATCGAAGGTCACCAGCTTGAAGCGGGATAGATTTTTCGAAACCAATCGTGAATTGATGCTCATCATTGGATTTTTATCTGTCTGATAACAAAGAAATTTcggatttttcatcatttgttCGACCCAAAAAAAGAAATATCTTACCGGTTAGGTAACTTATCTTAAACTTCGAAATTACGACGAATGCTACGAAAACTAATCAACATTATCACTTTTAATTATTAGTTATACTGCTATTTTAATGCCGATAGACTATTGAATATCTCCCGGAAAAAATCAGCGGAAGTTTTACGATTTTTACATCACCGAATAGAAAGACAAATCATTTTGTGAACTCACTTTGTTTACGTACACCTCTCTTCGATGCAAACATTCTCCTGCACAACGTATCTATAACGAGTGTATGCGTATTATGCCAGTGGTGCTCACTTGCGGTTCTTCATGCTTCAGAGTGCTGTctacggaaaaaaaaattccatgtgaagtCTCAATGAGCTACGTTTCTTAAAACAATTTGAAATTCGgctttttatttctattttttaacaattcgaggtcctttttttgttcgggatgaaccactgcgtctatttcattgaacttttgtagtatacccgtgcaagtctttctgctccatttctattgagaaaaaatgaagtagtcgttttttattcttACTTCTACTACCCGCTCGGAAAGATCTTCTAGAAGTCTCCCgcgatatctctgagacaaaaaaatgAGTCTCCTAGACATTTTTCTTCGATGTCTAGAACCTGTCAcacctcaaatccgcctcaaatgcaacaaccgtttctACCTCAAATTTATGGCGAATAAACCGTTTGAACCGGTATGAGTTTGACAGATAGAATCTCTTCGATATTTCTTAGACATCTCTTAGACATGGGTACCTCTATTCTAGTAGATTTTTGCTAGATATAATGGAGACACGGGTACCAGAATAgtgatacttcttcttcttatcattcttatttaggaattttcggtttgtttACACATCTAAAATTAAAAAGCTGAACAttcacttttttatttttattttttcttgtttgCTTAGGTATAAAATAATCTAATAAATAGACTAGTCCATAGTCCTGCATATTTGCTGCGACGTGTTCCTGCTGTTCAACGTATGAATCGTTTTAAGGTTGACCACAGCGGGTCTAGAGTTTTGGTGGACTTGTTGAATATTATTTCTTCCGTTGGTCTTGTACATCATTACACCGGTAGCTTGTAAAACCGGGTAGATGCATAGGCTCAGCTCCTTGTACTGCGGCAGGAGCGTCTGTCTGGTCATCGTAGACATACTGTCCAAAAACCACGAAATTTTCGTTAACCATACTACACTGCATGAAAAGTGTCGACTTGAAGGGGTCAATATTACAGGCTAGTAAAGTGTAAGTCATCCTCGCAGTCATCTGCATGTGCTGgatcttgtagatcatttttcagaaaaaatgtagGTCCACTTTGCAGTAGGTCCCATCTGCGCCTGCGTTCTGAAGGTGAACCCGGTCGGCTGTTTGCCAAAAATCGAGTCCACTCCAATGTCCTGTGCTGcaaaaaaacgttttttaatatttcaaatcCTTGGTTTCCAATAGAATCCCTGCGGGTATTCCAACAACAATTCCGTGGTGATCCTGGCGAAAATCTTTCGAGGGTTCCGATagaatttttgttttggaaattccgaTGCAGGAAACCTTATAAAATTCTTATCAGTTTTTATTCGCCGCCAACTCACCGAAACACCCAAGCCgtaccgttttttttttgcaaatcaatTGCAacctttttcaatgaaaatttacTTCATGATCTCGAGATTTTTCTCGAGCAgaaaaagaaagtaaaaaaGATGGCCACTACGCGCGAAGAAACTAAACCGAATGAACGGGCTAAACCGTTTCAACGGATTCAACTGATTCAATGTGCGAATGTATAgaagtaaacaaacaaacacactcaaaaaaatcgaaaggcAATATACATTTGGTTTGGGTCCAAACTTATTTTGAAACTTGGCTAAGGTGGTTTGCGTCCTATCCAGGTATATTCCTGTTCGCTTTTAGACATCCTTCCGTGCGGGTAGAAGTCAAGCTTATCAAAAACGTTACCAAAGTCTCTGGCTTTTCAGCTTTTTACTAATATCACCTCTAAAAGTATTTAAAGATGACTGGATGCATTTTTCATGCTGCTCCAAATTATGTCAGTTTTAAGACGGTAAAAGTATTTGTAACTACCCTTATTTTACGTGACGTGAACATAAGTCACAGTATGCAAACTGTACCCTGTATGTTGGAAATTAAACGGCGAAAAACAGATATGgtgcagagtctattatatagagttgcgcaaagaggatcttcttacacttattctgaatgatcttcttgttattctgtttgcaactttcagttttgttcaacccttaaagtgacttcacgggagtgttcattgctaaagctttttaattcgataaccaagtcacccacagagtgcaaacacgtgagtatcttgttgctactttattgggggtgtattgaagttttttgaagctgtttctagaacaaatctaatacatttcaattcatgcgttttaattcgccataataatcattaggcgataacaatacttccgccttaccaacaagcatttgtttactttgctcgatacaCTGAACCAAATCATCCTCCTCATACTGACTGTTTACTGGTTCGCTACAGCCCCTTAACGAATGTCATCCACATTATGGATGATTCGCATACGGTTGGATTTGTTGTCACATGATGAACACCCGTCGGATTATCATCTGATCACAAGATGATGTTCATTTCAGAATCGAATGCAAGATGAACAGTATCAATAGGATTGTCATCCGAATGCAAGAAAATGTTCATTTCAAAAGCGAatgcaaaataaataatattttggtgGTTTTCAGTATGGAAATCGAGTTGTAATCAGAATAAAACTGAATGAATGAAAGATGGAAActgaaaaaaacataaaacgCTTTTGGAATGTTTCTTTCAGTGGAAACAGCAAAAATAATATAAACTACAGAGAAAGATTGTCGTTGTCTGGAACATCTTTTGCAGGTTGGGATAGGGACAATgaaaaaatccatacgatttgttctgtacccaacatgtttcggacagcagaacaaagggcaCCGAGACGACAATCTTTCTCTGTAGATTATAACCTCTTTTGACGCTTTTAATGCGTATGCGAAATGATATGAGCGCTTTGTTCATCATAAACCCTCCAAACAAGTCAACCCAAA
It contains:
- the LOC134203445 gene encoding rhythmically expressed gene 2 protein-like; the protein is MMSINSRLVSKNLSRFKLVTFDVTDTLLKFSRPPEIQYAMAARHQGCQNIEEKALAGCFRTHFKRMARDYPNFGKGSPYDWRWWWRTLVMDIFRDSHRHLSEAMLSRIADQLIEDYETRDCWTKIEFADQLIDLVRAQGKQVGIISNFDPRLSYILEAMQIPTDFIVTSYDAGIQKPCREIFDFALNLCNQRVLPSEALHIGNTPQLDYIGAQRAGWASILVNVGSESQQGISLDSEINPKHVFANFREFIHVLETDELKW